Proteins encoded by one window of Gordonia jinghuaiqii:
- a CDS encoding alpha/beta fold hydrolase has product MRHFKVRVAGGRSVMVRDTGGPDSGESTVMYFHGTPGSRLEPAFGDAISQRLGVRVISFDRPGYGESDSAATTLRIVADDIGAIADAVGVERFATFGWSGGGPFALASAAAHGDRVTRVGVSGGLAPMQEMPGARDALTENDLLALSHLPAEPERAADEFLAGNRELLDGMMSVRDDAAAPWVDWMWADSDPEVVADKDARRSLWVSFREGLRQGPMAIAWDNVAFVGPWGFELADVVSPVHLWYGTRDAMAPQANGEWLAKTLPHAELTLVEGEGHLLPLQHWEEMLQSVTAGG; this is encoded by the coding sequence ATGAGGCATTTCAAGGTCCGTGTGGCCGGCGGTCGCTCGGTGATGGTCCGGGACACCGGCGGACCCGACAGCGGCGAATCCACCGTGATGTACTTCCATGGCACGCCGGGTTCTCGACTGGAACCCGCGTTCGGGGACGCGATCTCACAGCGTCTCGGCGTCCGCGTGATCAGCTTCGATCGGCCCGGATACGGTGAATCCGATTCGGCCGCAACCACACTGCGCATCGTCGCCGACGATATCGGTGCCATCGCGGACGCAGTGGGAGTCGAGCGTTTCGCCACCTTCGGATGGTCCGGCGGCGGACCGTTCGCCCTCGCGAGCGCTGCGGCGCACGGCGATCGGGTGACACGCGTCGGGGTGTCGGGCGGACTCGCGCCCATGCAGGAGATGCCCGGTGCGCGCGACGCCCTGACCGAGAACGACCTACTGGCGCTGTCCCATCTGCCCGCCGAACCGGAGCGGGCCGCCGACGAGTTCCTCGCCGGGAACCGGGAGTTGCTCGACGGCATGATGTCGGTGCGGGACGACGCCGCGGCACCCTGGGTCGACTGGATGTGGGCCGACAGCGATCCCGAGGTGGTCGCCGACAAGGACGCACGGCGGTCGCTGTGGGTCTCGTTCCGAGAAGGATTGCGGCAGGGTCCGATGGCGATCGCCTGGGACAACGTGGCGTTCGTCGGACCGTGGGGGTTCGAGCTCGCCGACGTCGTGTCACCGGTTCACCTCTGGTACGGCACCCGTGACGCGATGGCACCTCAGGCCAACGGCGAATGGCTCGCGAAGACACTCCCGCATGCCGAGTTGACGCTCGTCGAGGGAGAAGGACACCTACTGCCGCTGCAGCATTGGGAAGAGATGCTGCAGTCGGTGACCGCCGGCGGTTGA
- the ppsA gene encoding phosphoenolpyruvate synthase: protein MTHVLTFAELGLEQVSLVGGKGANLGELVSAGLPVPDGFALTADAFATSMEHGGIRAELLAAHREALNAVGDDARMAELSRRMADMVTKAGIAPQVADEALAAYRSLRGDDGFDANVAVRSSAIGEDGKDASFAGMNASFTNIGSYEDLTTAIVGCWASLYSPRVVTYRAEKGLTTEPLMSVVVQKMVESVTAGIVFTADPVTGDLDHLVVEAVAGQGEAVVSGAVTPDTFVVSKSDCAVLETSLGNQEYRIVRGADGHDRREPMPSGRSTAVIDDAAVQTIARLAIKAERHYGRPQDMEWAIDPRGRIWIVQSRPITTLDRHGSDAQDASSGPVSSEGTSSGKVLLHGLAAAPGVATGAVRILHSPRDGHLLVDGEVLVAPMTDPDWLPTIRRASAVVTDRGGVTCHAAIVAREVGVPCIVGTRTGTDDLEEGSTVTVDGASGDVLAGRVAARPAARVDAGPAAPQQPSGLVTATKIYVNLASAEHAAEVGATDVDGVGLLRAEFLLTEALSGRHPRAVIADGESSGFVSAMADALGRIAGPFGSRPVVYRTTDLRSNEFRGLEGGEAFEPEERNPMIGFRGCYRYVREPDVFRLELEALARARETHPNIHVMLPFVRTRWELERCLELIDESPLGDQRGLHRWVMAEVPSVLYWLPEYVAAGIDGVSIGSNDLTQLILGVDRDSESCAELFDGTDPAVLDAISTIITTARRCGITSSLCGQAPSTNPEFAELLVKMGITSVSVNPDAVAATRLHVARAERRLLVDAALNERPPATS from the coding sequence ATGACGCATGTGCTGACCTTCGCGGAACTGGGCCTCGAGCAGGTGTCGCTCGTCGGCGGCAAGGGGGCGAACCTGGGTGAGCTCGTCTCGGCGGGCCTGCCGGTGCCCGACGGGTTCGCCCTGACCGCCGACGCGTTCGCGACGTCTATGGAACACGGCGGGATTCGGGCGGAGCTTCTCGCCGCCCACCGCGAGGCGCTGAACGCTGTCGGCGACGACGCGCGAATGGCCGAACTCAGCCGGCGGATGGCCGACATGGTCACCAAGGCCGGCATCGCGCCGCAGGTCGCCGACGAGGCGCTCGCCGCCTACCGGAGTCTGCGCGGCGACGACGGCTTCGACGCGAACGTGGCGGTCCGGTCGTCGGCGATCGGTGAGGACGGCAAGGACGCCTCCTTCGCGGGCATGAACGCCTCGTTCACCAACATCGGCAGTTACGAGGACCTGACGACTGCGATCGTGGGTTGCTGGGCGTCGCTGTACTCCCCGCGGGTCGTCACCTACCGCGCCGAGAAGGGGTTGACCACCGAGCCGTTGATGTCGGTCGTCGTACAGAAGATGGTCGAATCGGTGACCGCGGGAATCGTGTTCACCGCCGACCCCGTCACCGGTGACCTCGACCATCTGGTCGTCGAGGCGGTCGCAGGTCAGGGCGAGGCCGTCGTGTCCGGAGCCGTAACCCCCGACACGTTCGTCGTCTCGAAGTCGGACTGCGCGGTGCTCGAGACCAGTCTCGGGAACCAGGAGTACCGGATCGTGCGCGGCGCCGACGGTCACGATCGTCGAGAACCGATGCCGTCGGGGCGGTCCACAGCCGTCATCGACGACGCCGCGGTGCAGACGATCGCACGGCTGGCGATCAAGGCCGAACGCCATTACGGCCGCCCGCAGGACATGGAATGGGCCATCGACCCGCGGGGACGCATCTGGATCGTCCAGTCCCGGCCGATCACCACGCTGGACCGCCACGGATCCGATGCGCAGGACGCCTCGTCCGGACCGGTGAGCAGCGAAGGGACGTCGTCGGGAAAGGTGCTGCTGCACGGGCTGGCGGCGGCCCCCGGGGTGGCGACCGGCGCGGTGCGCATCCTGCACTCGCCGCGCGACGGGCACCTGCTGGTCGACGGCGAGGTGCTGGTGGCGCCGATGACCGATCCCGACTGGCTGCCGACCATCCGCCGCGCGTCGGCGGTGGTGACCGACCGCGGTGGGGTGACCTGCCACGCCGCGATCGTCGCCCGTGAGGTCGGCGTGCCGTGCATCGTCGGAACCCGCACGGGCACCGACGATCTCGAGGAAGGTTCGACCGTGACCGTCGACGGCGCGTCCGGCGACGTACTGGCCGGCCGCGTCGCCGCGCGACCGGCGGCGAGGGTCGACGCCGGACCTGCTGCACCGCAGCAACCCTCGGGACTCGTGACCGCGACGAAGATCTACGTCAACCTCGCCTCGGCCGAGCACGCCGCCGAGGTCGGCGCCACCGACGTCGACGGGGTGGGGTTGCTGCGCGCCGAGTTCCTGCTGACCGAGGCGTTGTCGGGTCGGCACCCGCGGGCGGTGATCGCCGACGGCGAGTCGAGCGGCTTCGTGTCGGCGATGGCCGACGCTCTGGGCCGCATCGCCGGTCCCTTCGGGTCACGGCCGGTGGTGTATCGCACGACCGATTTGCGCAGCAACGAGTTCCGTGGCCTCGAAGGTGGTGAGGCCTTCGAGCCGGAGGAACGCAATCCGATGATCGGGTTCCGCGGCTGCTACCGCTACGTCCGCGAGCCCGACGTCTTCCGGCTCGAGCTCGAAGCGCTGGCGCGGGCCCGCGAGACGCACCCCAACATCCACGTCATGTTGCCGTTCGTGCGGACCCGCTGGGAACTCGAACGATGCCTGGAGCTGATCGACGAGAGCCCACTGGGCGACCAGCGCGGCCTGCACCGGTGGGTGATGGCCGAGGTGCCCTCGGTGCTGTACTGGCTGCCGGAGTATGTCGCCGCCGGGATCGACGGGGTGTCGATCGGCAGCAACGACCTCACCCAGCTCATTCTCGGCGTCGACCGCGATTCCGAATCGTGCGCCGAACTGTTCGACGGCACCGACCCGGCTGTCCTCGACGCCATCTCGACGATCATCACGACGGCCCGCCGGTGCGGCATCACGTCGTCGCTGTGCGGGCAGGCGCCGTCGACGAACCCGGAGTTCGCGGAACTGCTGGTCAAGATGGGCATCACGTCGGTGTCGGTCAATCCCGACGCGGTCGCCGCGACCCGGCTCCACGTGGCCCGCGCCGAACGCCGGCTGCTCGTCGACGCCGCGCTGAACGAGCGGCCACCGGCCACTTCCTGA
- a CDS encoding flavodoxin domain-containing protein has protein sequence MRSVVAYASAHGSTEGIARRIADTLASPNSSPSSASAPVWAFSVSSVGATSTFLSPRVAKLLRPRTPLARAVAALETAGSLRAHRAFAGAIARGDWPGFGRIVFRLMGGKYGDARDWDDVDRWTRQILADQQSAAPPQDGH, from the coding sequence ATGCGCAGTGTGGTCGCCTACGCGAGTGCCCACGGGTCGACCGAGGGGATCGCGCGCCGCATCGCCGACACGCTGGCATCCCCGAACTCCTCCCCGTCCTCGGCCTCGGCGCCGGTGTGGGCGTTCTCGGTGTCCTCGGTCGGCGCCACGTCGACGTTCCTGTCCCCGCGCGTCGCGAAGTTGTTGCGTCCACGGACACCACTCGCGCGTGCGGTCGCGGCGTTGGAGACCGCCGGCTCGCTGCGCGCCCACCGCGCATTCGCCGGCGCCATCGCGCGCGGCGACTGGCCGGGGTTCGGCCGCATCGTCTTCCGGCTGATGGGTGGCAAGTACGGCGACGCCCGCGACTGGGACGACGTCGACCGCTGGACCCGGCAGATTCTCGCAGATCAACAATCCGCGGCCCCGCCGCAGGACGGTCACTGA
- a CDS encoding universal stress protein, whose product MADSPEESLGPIVVAVDGSDCALLAVRWAVHAAAREKRELRVVSAVGTVPGGYAPMAMMPSQTVVDEMHAAATRAIEAGVQLAQDVDPGVSVNGQIVAGSPALALRHASAHAHMLVMGRRGLGGVSGLLLGSVSTDAAAHAHCPVVLVADEPPVAGPVVVGVDSSPTSHAAIAAAFVQADLLQTSLLAVHAFGGFSSAAFFGGGQEVIRRLREEAEELLGEQLAGYVEVHPDVKVDRHVAIGNAADEIVDAAQSAQLVVVGTRGRGGFRGLLLGSTSQAVIQVAPCPVMVVQTES is encoded by the coding sequence ATGGCAGATTCACCGGAAGAATCACTCGGGCCGATCGTGGTCGCGGTCGACGGTTCCGACTGCGCTCTGCTCGCCGTCCGCTGGGCCGTGCATGCGGCGGCGCGCGAGAAGCGCGAACTGCGAGTCGTTTCCGCCGTCGGCACGGTGCCCGGAGGATATGCGCCCATGGCGATGATGCCGTCGCAAACCGTCGTCGACGAGATGCATGCCGCCGCAACACGTGCCATCGAGGCCGGTGTGCAGCTGGCGCAGGACGTCGACCCGGGCGTGTCGGTGAACGGCCAGATCGTCGCCGGATCACCTGCGCTCGCACTCCGGCACGCCTCGGCCCATGCCCACATGCTGGTGATGGGCAGGCGAGGTCTCGGCGGTGTCAGCGGTCTGCTGCTGGGATCGGTCAGTACCGACGCGGCCGCCCACGCGCACTGCCCGGTGGTGCTCGTGGCGGATGAGCCGCCCGTGGCCGGACCCGTGGTCGTCGGGGTCGACAGTTCGCCGACCTCCCATGCCGCGATCGCCGCCGCCTTCGTCCAGGCCGACCTGCTGCAGACCTCGTTGCTCGCCGTGCACGCCTTCGGCGGCTTCTCCAGCGCCGCGTTCTTCGGCGGGGGACAAGAGGTGATCCGACGTCTGCGGGAGGAAGCCGAAGAGTTGCTCGGTGAGCAGCTCGCCGGCTATGTCGAGGTCCATCCCGACGTCAAGGTCGACAGGCACGTCGCGATCGGCAATGCCGCGGACGAGATCGTCGACGCCGCACAATCGGCTCAGCTGGTCGTCGTCGGTACCCGTGGCCGTGGCGGATTCCGCGGGCTGTTGCTCGGCTCCACAAGCCAGGCCGTCATCCAGGTGGCGCCCTGCCCGGTCATGGTCGTCCAGACCGAGAGCTGA
- a CDS encoding DNA polymerase IV, whose translation MTTSVPQRYRWLLHVDLDQFQVSVERLRSPELAGVPVIVGGNGDPTEARKVVTCASYEARDVGVRAGMPLRAAYRKLPDAIYLPLDMGAYDAASADVMDVLRATGHPVEVWGWDEAFLGVSARGAEDDPYDDAAIIDLAERIRRDILARSGLTSCVGISDNKQRAKMATGFAKRPPGAVPGTVVDAPRVFLLDDRNWLDLMGERPTRDLWSVGPKTSAKLAATGIDTVNDLIATPRDDLIATFGPHQGNWLYVLCRGGGDSAITAEPWLARSHSKSHTFATDLTDPTEMRAAAARLLRELLDQVLAEERLPFRVAVTVRTTTFYTRTKSRKLPNPSVDFDQLEAVVADLLGKFELERPVRLLGVRLDLVTDDDAGN comes from the coding sequence GTGACCACGTCGGTTCCGCAACGCTATCGGTGGCTGCTGCACGTCGACCTCGACCAGTTCCAGGTGTCGGTCGAGCGGTTGCGCAGTCCCGAACTCGCCGGCGTGCCGGTCATCGTGGGCGGCAACGGCGACCCCACCGAGGCACGCAAGGTGGTGACGTGCGCGTCGTACGAGGCGCGTGACGTGGGCGTTCGCGCCGGCATGCCGCTGCGTGCCGCCTACCGCAAGCTGCCCGACGCGATCTATCTGCCGTTGGACATGGGCGCCTACGACGCCGCGTCGGCCGACGTGATGGACGTCCTGCGGGCCACCGGCCATCCCGTCGAGGTGTGGGGCTGGGACGAGGCATTCCTGGGTGTGAGTGCCCGCGGTGCCGAGGATGATCCTTACGACGACGCCGCCATCATCGACCTCGCCGAACGAATCCGGCGCGACATCCTCGCCCGTAGCGGCCTGACGAGCTGCGTCGGGATCAGCGACAACAAGCAACGCGCGAAGATGGCCACCGGTTTCGCCAAGCGCCCGCCGGGTGCGGTGCCCGGCACCGTTGTCGACGCCCCGCGCGTCTTCCTCCTCGACGACCGCAACTGGTTGGACCTGATGGGGGAGCGGCCCACCCGCGACCTGTGGAGCGTCGGACCCAAGACGTCGGCCAAACTCGCCGCAACCGGCATCGACACCGTCAACGACCTGATCGCCACACCCCGCGACGACCTGATCGCCACTTTCGGCCCACATCAGGGCAATTGGCTGTACGTGCTGTGTCGCGGCGGTGGGGACTCGGCGATCACCGCCGAACCCTGGCTCGCCCGTTCGCATTCCAAATCGCACACCTTCGCCACGGACCTCACCGACCCCACCGAGATGCGCGCGGCAGCCGCCCGGCTGCTCCGCGAGCTGCTCGACCAGGTCCTCGCCGAGGAACGACTGCCCTTCCGTGTGGCGGTGACCGTACGCACCACCACCTTCTACACGCGAACCAAATCGAGGAAGCTGCCCAACCCGAGCGTCGACTTCGACCAACTCGAGGCCGTCGTCGCCGACCTCCTCGGCAAGTTCGAACTCGAGCGGCCCGTCCGTCTGCTCGGTGTGCGCCTGGACCTGGTGACCGACGACGACGCAGGCAACTGA
- a CDS encoding AlbA family DNA-binding domain-containing protein: protein MRTDLTLADDGRGTIGSLEFAIPVWATATALVLVLIVAWLFGSIAKWLLRRRARLNTTTCMVLSILGTAVGLFIAGAVDHRLDLWSLVTVVLGLVSSIVAVATYGTVAARLQSPPDITIAELLSSGESERVEFKSTARVNLRNKQKDLQMEQVIAKTVSAFLNSEGGNLLIGVADDGTPLGLDPDFGTLRSPDADRFELWLRDMLTATLGQSTAAAVGITIEPVKAAGADEAGGADTADVLVCRIECAPSPRPVYLRGPKNNAQPEFWVRAGNSTRQLSVDQAAEYVMHRWPLGAGRAVAAQIRAAARFSAS from the coding sequence GTGCGAACTGACCTCACTCTGGCCGACGACGGCCGCGGAACCATCGGATCACTGGAGTTCGCGATTCCGGTATGGGCCACCGCCACCGCCCTGGTACTCGTCCTGATCGTCGCCTGGCTGTTCGGTTCCATCGCCAAGTGGCTGCTGCGGCGCCGCGCGCGCCTCAACACGACCACCTGCATGGTGCTGTCGATCCTGGGCACCGCCGTCGGCCTGTTCATCGCCGGTGCCGTCGACCACCGGTTGGACCTGTGGAGCCTGGTCACCGTCGTTCTCGGGCTGGTGAGTTCCATCGTGGCCGTCGCCACGTACGGCACGGTTGCGGCGCGACTGCAGAGTCCGCCCGACATCACCATCGCCGAGCTGCTCTCCTCCGGCGAATCCGAACGGGTGGAGTTCAAGTCGACTGCCCGGGTGAACCTGCGGAACAAGCAGAAGGACCTCCAGATGGAGCAGGTCATCGCCAAGACCGTGTCCGCCTTCCTCAACTCCGAGGGCGGGAACCTGCTGATCGGGGTCGCCGACGACGGCACTCCCCTGGGCCTCGATCCCGACTTCGGGACCCTGCGTTCGCCCGACGCCGATCGGTTCGAACTGTGGCTGCGCGACATGCTCACCGCGACCCTGGGCCAGAGCACGGCAGCGGCCGTGGGAATCACCATCGAGCCGGTGAAGGCTGCCGGTGCCGACGAGGCCGGCGGCGCCGACACCGCCGATGTTCTGGTGTGCCGCATCGAATGCGCTCCGTCGCCGCGGCCGGTGTACCTGCGCGGACCGAAGAACAACGCGCAGCCCGAGTTCTGGGTACGGGCAGGCAACTCGACGCGGCAGCTCAGCGTGGACCAGGCCGCCGAATACGTCATGCACCGCTGGCCCCTCGGCGCAGGCCGTGCCGTGGCCGCCCAGATCCGCGCGGCCGCCCGGTTCTCGGCGAGCTGA
- a CDS encoding VOC family protein, whose product MNWTLELVILPVSDVDRAKDFYSKIGFHADHDQVVSEDIRFVQMTPPGSACSIAFGKGLTDAAPGSVKGLQVVVPDIDEARDHLLSVGVDPGEIDRQAWGHFVHFDDPDGNHWAVQYMPYRQN is encoded by the coding sequence ATGAACTGGACACTCGAACTCGTCATCCTGCCCGTCAGCGACGTCGACCGAGCAAAGGACTTCTACTCGAAGATCGGCTTCCACGCCGACCACGACCAGGTCGTCTCCGAGGACATTCGCTTCGTGCAGATGACGCCGCCCGGCTCGGCCTGCTCCATCGCCTTCGGCAAAGGACTCACCGACGCCGCGCCCGGATCGGTGAAGGGACTGCAGGTGGTCGTACCCGACATCGACGAGGCCCGCGACCACCTGTTGTCGGTGGGCGTCGACCCCGGCGAGATCGACCGGCAGGCCTGGGGACATTTCGTCCACTTCGACGACCCCGACGGCAATCACTGGGCCGTGCAGTACATGCCGTACCGCCAGAACTGA
- a CDS encoding alpha/beta hydrolase encodes MSGQRFQRLWLATLAVIVVFVGVTPSAVVAAPGTRPPVVVSSSSIATQCAGKPVRVAARWYFPPERPTALVWLQHGFSRTAANLDTLARSYANAGFLVVSPTLDSVNLGGCTVAHNIADNAAFARTIGGVFGSGRDADSPLAASLIRARDVAHRRDVTMPYRMVFSGHSAGGEFVVVAADALRRADPLAYRRLAGLMLLDPVNSFFGTHFASAAASLDAARLPIRVVASQPSVSNSFGSGVSILQRTTRQEFLGSRLVTGIHIDAEGDSTDLIGELSELGVPRPRNGRVLRALATGWSSDMVTDSVTATYYPGGRYYDLLLGTRTVTTLDTDAPRTR; translated from the coding sequence ATGTCGGGGCAGAGGTTCCAGCGTCTGTGGCTCGCGACCCTCGCGGTGATCGTGGTCTTTGTCGGTGTCACGCCATCGGCCGTCGTCGCCGCCCCGGGCACCCGCCCACCGGTGGTCGTCTCGTCGTCGTCCATCGCCACCCAATGCGCGGGCAAGCCCGTCCGGGTCGCTGCCCGCTGGTACTTCCCACCAGAGCGACCCACGGCGCTCGTCTGGCTCCAGCACGGCTTCTCCCGGACCGCGGCCAACCTCGACACCCTGGCCCGCTCGTACGCGAACGCCGGCTTCCTCGTCGTGAGCCCGACGCTGGACTCGGTCAACCTCGGCGGATGCACCGTCGCCCACAACATCGCCGACAATGCGGCATTCGCCCGGACCATCGGCGGCGTGTTCGGGTCGGGCCGGGACGCCGACAGCCCGCTTGCGGCAAGCCTCATCCGAGCACGAGACGTCGCCCATCGCCGCGACGTGACGATGCCGTACCGGATGGTCTTCTCCGGGCATTCAGCCGGTGGCGAGTTCGTCGTGGTGGCGGCCGACGCGCTCCGCCGCGCCGACCCGCTCGCCTACCGACGCCTGGCCGGGCTCATGCTCCTCGACCCCGTCAACTCCTTCTTCGGCACCCACTTCGCTTCCGCCGCAGCATCTCTCGACGCAGCCCGGCTCCCGATCCGCGTCGTGGCGTCGCAGCCGTCGGTGTCCAACTCCTTCGGGTCCGGAGTGTCGATCCTGCAGCGGACGACGCGGCAGGAGTTCCTCGGCTCGCGGCTGGTCACCGGTATCCACATCGACGCCGAGGGCGATTCGACCGACCTGATCGGCGAACTGTCCGAGCTGGGCGTGCCGCGTCCCCGCAACGGCCGGGTTCTCCGTGCTCTCGCCACCGGATGGTCGTCGGACATGGTCACCGACTCGGTGACCGCGACCTACTACCCCGGCGGCCGCTACTACGACCTGTTGCTCGGCACCCGCACCGTCACCACACTGGACACAGATGCGCCCCGCACTCGATGA
- a CDS encoding MDR family MFS transporter — MTEATSADASAPAEEVDKRKIYAIFTGLMLAMLLAALDQTIVSTALPTITNDLGGAAHLSWVVTAYMLATTVTTPLWGKLGDLLGRKPLFILSVVIFLAGSALCGVAGSMWQLIAFRALQGVGGGGLIVLAQAIIGDVVSARERGRYQGMFGAVFGIASVAGPLLGGFLVDNLSWRWVFYVNLPVGAIALVAIVFLLPTTTGQTKPRIDYLGVFLLASAATCIVLVTSFGDTWGWSSALVLGLSALGVVCIVAFVFAERFAPEPVIPLRLFANRVFSVGSAVSFVVGFAMFGAITFMPMFLQHVRGESPTESGLTMIPMMIGLLITAIGSGQIISRTGRYKVFPIIGTAVFTVGLYLLSTMERSSSDLMIGLYLFVLGLGLGMVMQVLILAVQNGVAYRDLGTGTSGVTFFRTIGSAVGVAAFGAVFNARLGAELSDARPVGAVGRCSEEVLQASTITLRSCPADVQNWFLDGYTHAFETVFLVAVPIGVLAFALLWLWPEVPLREVTKMPDVGTSFGMASGRSSVEELRLQLWRALSRDEKLRAWEVVADTAGSRLSRGEAWMVSRVAEEGTLDVRSMSKVSHTPRDKVEETAHRLQDRGLITVGHGLAMITPAGAKEAQKLLDAQRERLEQYVADYPGGEDAEVDQLIESIARDLNAEAPEPAGV, encoded by the coding sequence ATGACCGAAGCCACGAGTGCGGACGCGAGTGCGCCGGCGGAAGAAGTCGACAAGCGGAAGATCTACGCGATCTTCACCGGACTGATGCTGGCGATGCTCCTGGCCGCACTCGACCAGACGATCGTCTCGACCGCGTTGCCGACGATCACCAATGACCTGGGCGGGGCTGCTCATCTGAGCTGGGTCGTGACCGCCTACATGCTGGCCACCACCGTTACGACGCCGCTGTGGGGCAAGCTGGGAGATCTGCTCGGCCGCAAGCCATTGTTCATCCTCTCCGTGGTGATCTTCCTGGCCGGTTCCGCCCTGTGCGGCGTGGCGGGTTCCATGTGGCAGCTGATCGCGTTCCGGGCGCTGCAGGGGGTCGGTGGCGGAGGCCTGATCGTGTTGGCACAGGCCATCATCGGCGACGTTGTCTCGGCGCGTGAACGTGGGCGTTACCAGGGCATGTTCGGCGCGGTCTTCGGCATCGCGAGTGTCGCCGGACCGTTGCTCGGCGGCTTCCTCGTCGACAATCTGAGCTGGCGGTGGGTCTTCTACGTCAACCTGCCGGTCGGCGCGATCGCACTGGTGGCAATCGTCTTCCTGCTGCCGACCACGACGGGTCAGACCAAGCCGAGGATCGACTACCTCGGGGTCTTCCTCCTCGCCTCGGCGGCGACCTGCATCGTTCTGGTGACCAGTTTCGGTGACACCTGGGGTTGGTCGTCGGCCCTGGTTCTGGGGCTCAGCGCACTGGGGGTGGTCTGCATTGTCGCTTTTGTCTTCGCTGAGAGGTTTGCGCCGGAGCCGGTGATCCCGTTGCGGCTCTTCGCCAATCGGGTGTTCTCGGTCGGGTCGGCGGTCAGCTTCGTCGTCGGTTTCGCGATGTTCGGTGCCATCACGTTCATGCCGATGTTCCTGCAGCACGTGCGTGGGGAGTCGCCGACCGAGTCGGGTCTGACCATGATCCCGATGATGATCGGTTTGTTGATCACCGCGATCGGCAGCGGCCAGATCATCAGCAGGACAGGGCGTTACAAGGTGTTCCCGATCATCGGGACCGCCGTCTTCACGGTTGGTCTGTACCTGTTGTCCACGATGGAGCGGTCGTCGTCGGACCTCATGATCGGGCTGTACCTGTTCGTACTCGGCCTCGGTCTCGGCATGGTAATGCAGGTGTTGATCCTCGCCGTCCAGAACGGGGTCGCGTATCGGGACCTCGGGACCGGCACCAGCGGGGTGACGTTCTTCCGCACGATCGGATCGGCGGTCGGTGTGGCCGCGTTCGGCGCGGTCTTCAACGCGCGACTGGGCGCGGAGCTGTCCGATGCCCGGCCCGTCGGCGCCGTCGGGCGATGTTCGGAGGAGGTTCTGCAGGCCTCGACGATAACGCTGCGCAGCTGCCCGGCGGATGTTCAGAACTGGTTCCTGGACGGCTACACCCACGCATTCGAGACCGTCTTCCTCGTAGCCGTTCCGATCGGGGTGCTGGCTTTCGCGCTGTTGTGGTTGTGGCCGGAGGTCCCGCTACGTGAGGTGACCAAGATGCCCGACGTGGGGACATCGTTCGGGATGGCGAGCGGACGGTCGTCCGTGGAGGAGCTGCGGCTTCAATTGTGGCGCGCACTCTCCCGTGACGAGAAGCTGCGGGCGTGGGAGGTGGTGGCCGACACCGCGGGCAGCCGGTTGTCGCGCGGGGAGGCGTGGATGGTCAGCAGGGTCGCCGAGGAGGGCACGCTCGACGTGCGTTCGATGTCCAAGGTCTCGCATACCCCGAGGGACAAGGTCGAGGAGACGGCCCATCGGCTCCAGGACCGCGGGCTGATCACCGTGGGCCACGGCCTGGCGATGATCACCCCGGCCGGAGCCAAGGAGGCCCAGAAACTGCTGGATGCACAACGAGAGCGACTCGAGCAGTACGTTGCCGACTATCCGGGTGGTGAGGACGCGGAGGTCGACCAGTTGATCGAGTCGATCGCGCGGGACCTGAACGCCGAGGCACCTGAACCCGCAGGGGTGTGA